From the Thermococcus guaymasensis DSM 11113 genome, one window contains:
- the dph5 gene encoding diphthine synthase encodes MALYFIGLGLYDEKDITLKGLETARKCDKIFAEFYTSLLAGTAIDRVEELIGKPIIRLSREDVELNFEKIVLPEAKEKDVAFLTAGDPMVATTHSDLRIRAKKAGVESYVIHAPSIYSAVAVTGLQIYKFGKSATVAYPEKNWFPTSHYDVIRENKERGLHTLLFLDIKAEQNRYMTANEAMEILLKVEEMKKEEVFTPETLVVVLARAGSLNPTIRAGYVKDLIEEDFGRQPHVLIVPGRLHIVEAEYLVEFAGAPEEILEEV; translated from the coding sequence ATGGCGCTCTACTTTATAGGCCTTGGACTCTACGACGAGAAGGACATAACCCTCAAGGGGCTCGAAACGGCGAGAAAATGCGATAAAATCTTCGCCGAGTTCTACACCTCTCTCCTTGCCGGGACGGCCATAGACCGCGTTGAAGAGCTTATAGGAAAGCCGATAATCCGGCTGAGCCGGGAAGACGTCGAGCTGAACTTCGAAAAAATTGTTCTGCCTGAGGCCAAGGAGAAAGACGTTGCCTTTCTCACGGCGGGCGATCCAATGGTGGCTACTACCCATTCAGACTTGAGAATCCGGGCAAAGAAAGCCGGCGTTGAGAGCTACGTGATCCACGCCCCCAGCATATACTCGGCTGTGGCAGTGACGGGACTTCAGATATATAAGTTCGGAAAGAGCGCCACCGTCGCATATCCGGAGAAAAACTGGTTCCCCACGAGCCACTACGACGTGATCAGGGAGAACAAAGAAAGGGGTCTCCACACGCTCCTTTTCCTTGACATAAAGGCCGAGCAGAACCGCTACATGACGGCGAACGAGGCGATGGAAATACTCCTGAAGGTCGAGGAGATGAAAAAAGAGGAGGTTTTCACGCCCGAGACCCTTGTTGTGGTTCTCGCAAGGGCAGGCTCGCTGAACCCGACGATAAGAGCTGGTTACGTGAAAGATCTTATTGAGGAAGACTTCGGGAGGCAGCCGCACGTCCTCATCGTGCCCGGCAGGCTCCACATCGTCGAGGCCGAGTACCTAGTAGAGTTCGCGGGTGCACCTGAAGAGATCCTTGAGGAAGTCTAG
- the tpiA gene encoding triose-phosphate isomerase, with protein MAKLKEPIIAINFKTYIEATGKRALEIAKAAEKVWKETGITIVVAPQLADLRMIAESVEIPVFAQHIDPITPGSHTGHVLPEAVKEAGAVGTLLNHSENRMILADLEAAIRRAEEGGLMTMVCSNNPAVSAAVAALGPDYVAVEPPELIGTGIPVSKAKPEVITNTVELVKKVNPDVKVLTGAGISTGEDVKKALELGSVGVLLASGVTKAKDPEKAIRDLVSLII; from the coding sequence ATGGCGAAGCTGAAGGAGCCGATTATAGCAATTAACTTCAAGACGTACATAGAGGCAACCGGGAAGAGGGCGCTTGAGATAGCGAAGGCCGCCGAGAAGGTCTGGAAGGAGACTGGGATAACCATCGTCGTCGCGCCCCAGCTGGCAGACCTCAGGATGATAGCCGAGAGCGTTGAGATCCCGGTCTTCGCCCAGCACATCGACCCGATAACGCCCGGAAGCCACACCGGCCACGTCCTGCCCGAGGCCGTCAAGGAGGCCGGGGCCGTTGGAACCCTCCTCAACCACTCCGAGAACAGGATGATTCTGGCGGATCTTGAAGCTGCAATAAGGCGCGCCGAGGAAGGTGGGCTGATGACGATGGTCTGCTCCAACAACCCGGCCGTTTCCGCGGCGGTCGCAGCTCTCGGACCGGACTACGTCGCGGTTGAGCCGCCTGAACTTATAGGGACGGGAATTCCAGTCAGCAAGGCCAAGCCAGAGGTCATTACCAACACCGTCGAGCTCGTGAAGAAAGTTAATCCGGACGTCAAGGTTCTCACCGGCGCGGGGATAAGCACGGGCGAGGACGTCAAGAAAGCCCTTGAGCTGGGAAGCGTTGGAGTCCTCCTCGCGAGCGGCGTCACCAAGGCCAAAGACCCCGAGAAGGCAATAAGGGACCTCGTGTCTCTCATAATCTGA
- the alaS gene encoding alanine--tRNA ligase, whose protein sequence is MSMDMTTRMFKEEGWIRKKCSKCGKYFWTLDPDRETCGDPPCDEYQFIGKPGIPKKYTLDEMREKFLSFFERHGHGRVKRYPVLPRWRDDVLLVGASIMDFQPWVISGEADPPANPLTISQPSIRFTDIDNVGITGRHFTIFEMMAHHAFNYPGKPIYWMDETVELAFEFFTKELGMKPEDITFKENPWAGGGNAGPAFEVLYRGLEVATLVFMQYKKAPENADPNQVVEIKGDFYVPMETRVVDTGYGLERLVWMSHGTPTAYDAVLGYVIEPLKKMAGVEKIDECILMENSRLAGMFDIEDMGDLRYLREQVAKRVGISVEELEKAVRPYELIYAIADHTKALTFMLADGVIPSNVKAGYLARLLIRKSIRHLRELGLEVPLAEIVAMHIKELSPTFPEFKEMEDVILDIINVEEKRYQETLKRGSDLVRREIAKLKKKGINELPLEKLILFYESHGLTPEIVAEVAQKEGIKVEIPDNFYTLVAKQAEKTEKKAAAEYVVDFELVKDLPDTRTLYYEDPFMEEFDAEVLKVIDDWVVLDQTAFYPEGGGQPYDTGVLEVNGEEVKVTNVQKVGKVILHRVERPELFKPGAKVRGKLDWDRRIQHMRHHTGTHVLMGALVRVLGKHVWQAGSQLHRDWARLDISHYKRITEEELREIERLANRIVMENRKVTWEWLPRTEAEMKYGFRLYQGGVVPGRTIRVVKIEDWDVQACGGTHLPNTGLIGPIKILRTERIQDGVERIIFAAGEAAIDWMQETEKLLKRTAEIFRVPVEKVPETAERFFNEWKEARKEVEKLRKELAKLLVYELEDRVEKVGDVEFIGAVVEGAMDDLREAANRLRKEKRVVVLITREGHFVVAVGDGLDITAGELAKVITSVAGGGGGGRKELAQGRIKNPLKAEEAIEEVKKRLG, encoded by the coding sequence ATGAGCATGGACATGACCACCCGCATGTTCAAAGAGGAAGGATGGATAAGGAAGAAGTGCTCCAAATGTGGCAAATACTTCTGGACGCTCGACCCCGACAGGGAGACCTGCGGCGACCCTCCCTGTGATGAGTACCAGTTCATAGGAAAGCCCGGCATACCGAAGAAGTACACCCTCGACGAGATGCGCGAGAAGTTCCTGAGCTTCTTCGAGAGGCACGGCCACGGAAGGGTCAAGCGCTACCCAGTTCTGCCGCGCTGGAGGGACGATGTGCTTTTGGTTGGCGCTTCAATCATGGACTTCCAGCCCTGGGTCATCAGCGGTGAGGCCGATCCGCCCGCGAACCCGCTCACAATAAGCCAGCCCTCGATTCGCTTCACCGATATAGACAACGTTGGAATCACGGGCAGACACTTCACGATTTTCGAGATGATGGCCCACCACGCCTTCAACTACCCGGGCAAGCCGATTTACTGGATGGACGAGACTGTCGAGTTAGCTTTCGAGTTCTTCACAAAAGAGCTCGGTATGAAGCCTGAAGACATAACCTTCAAGGAGAATCCCTGGGCAGGCGGAGGAAACGCCGGGCCGGCCTTTGAGGTGCTCTATCGCGGTCTGGAAGTGGCAACGCTCGTCTTCATGCAGTACAAGAAGGCCCCAGAAAACGCCGACCCAAACCAGGTTGTCGAGATAAAGGGCGACTTCTACGTCCCGATGGAGACGAGGGTTGTTGATACAGGCTACGGCCTTGAGAGGCTCGTCTGGATGAGTCACGGGACGCCGACGGCCTACGATGCCGTCCTCGGCTACGTCATCGAACCGCTCAAGAAGATGGCGGGAGTTGAGAAGATAGACGAGTGCATTTTGATGGAGAACTCCAGATTGGCCGGAATGTTCGACATCGAGGACATGGGCGATTTAAGATACCTCCGCGAGCAGGTCGCTAAGCGCGTCGGGATAAGCGTCGAAGAGCTTGAAAAGGCGGTCAGGCCCTACGAGCTCATCTACGCGATAGCCGACCACACGAAAGCTTTAACCTTCATGCTGGCAGATGGCGTAATCCCGTCCAACGTCAAGGCCGGCTACCTCGCGAGGCTCCTCATTAGAAAGAGCATAAGGCACCTCCGCGAGCTCGGCCTCGAGGTTCCGCTCGCCGAAATCGTCGCGATGCACATCAAGGAACTCTCGCCGACGTTCCCCGAGTTCAAGGAGATGGAGGACGTCATACTCGACATAATCAACGTCGAGGAGAAGCGCTATCAGGAAACCCTCAAGAGGGGAAGCGACCTCGTGAGGCGCGAGATAGCTAAGCTTAAGAAGAAGGGCATAAACGAGCTTCCGCTTGAGAAGCTGATACTGTTCTACGAGAGCCACGGCCTTACCCCTGAGATAGTGGCGGAAGTAGCGCAGAAGGAGGGCATAAAGGTCGAGATTCCGGACAACTTCTACACGCTCGTGGCTAAACAGGCAGAGAAGACCGAGAAGAAGGCCGCCGCTGAATACGTCGTTGACTTCGAGCTTGTCAAAGACCTCCCCGACACGAGAACCCTCTACTACGAAGACCCGTTCATGGAGGAGTTCGATGCGGAAGTCCTCAAGGTCATAGACGACTGGGTCGTCCTCGACCAGACCGCCTTCTACCCGGAGGGTGGTGGCCAGCCCTACGATACCGGAGTCCTTGAGGTTAACGGCGAGGAAGTCAAGGTTACCAACGTCCAGAAGGTCGGGAAGGTCATACTCCACAGGGTCGAGAGGCCGGAGCTCTTCAAGCCCGGAGCGAAGGTTCGCGGAAAGCTCGACTGGGACAGGAGAATACAGCACATGCGCCACCACACGGGAACGCACGTCCTCATGGGGGCGCTCGTCAGGGTTCTTGGAAAGCACGTCTGGCAGGCCGGTTCACAGCTCCACAGGGACTGGGCGAGGTTGGACATTTCCCACTACAAGCGCATAACCGAGGAGGAACTCAGGGAAATCGAGCGCCTCGCCAACAGAATCGTCATGGAGAACAGGAAGGTTACCTGGGAGTGGCTTCCGAGGACGGAGGCCGAGATGAAGTACGGCTTCCGCCTTTACCAGGGTGGCGTCGTTCCCGGAAGAACGATAAGGGTCGTTAAAATAGAGGACTGGGACGTCCAGGCCTGTGGTGGAACCCACCTGCCGAACACAGGTTTAATCGGCCCGATTAAGATTCTCAGAACGGAGCGCATACAGGACGGCGTTGAGAGGATAATATTCGCCGCTGGAGAGGCCGCTATAGACTGGATGCAGGAGACTGAGAAGCTCCTCAAGAGAACGGCCGAAATCTTCCGCGTCCCAGTTGAGAAGGTGCCCGAAACGGCCGAGAGGTTCTTCAACGAGTGGAAGGAGGCCAGGAAGGAGGTCGAGAAGCTCAGGAAGGAGCTCGCCAAGCTCCTCGTCTACGAGCTTGAAGACAGGGTCGAGAAGGTTGGCGACGTCGAGTTCATCGGCGCCGTTGTCGAGGGGGCGATGGACGACCTCCGCGAAGCAGCGAACAGGCTCAGGAAGGAGAAGCGCGTTGTAGTGCTAATCACCAGGGAGGGCCACTTCGTCGTTGCCGTTGGAGACGGCCTCGACATTACGGCGGGAGAGCTGGCTAAGGTTATAACGAGCGTTGCCGGCGGAGGCGGTGGCGGAAGGAAGGAGCTCGCCCAGGGAAGGATCAAGAACCCGTTGAAGGCGGAAGAGGCGATAGAGGAAGTCAAGAAGAGGCTCGGTTGA